One part of the Sorangiineae bacterium MSr11954 genome encodes these proteins:
- a CDS encoding phospholipase D-like domain-containing protein, which yields MSLPPPSFEQDAQLALEEGEQPWFDVGADRVRLLRDGAQAFPAMLEAIQRAEREVLLEMYWIGADSCGERFRDALMARARAGVKVKVIYDAVGSLGITESWWQPVRSAGGEVHEYHSLFPLAQSFQLDRVEQRDHRKLLVADDTIAFTGGINMSDPWLPIEQGGEGWRDDAVAVKGPCVEEFRSLFYETWRRITRTQRPRDVLPFPRRRSRPVWVLANNWRRRRSIRREYVVRIANARQQVDIANSYFVPDGGVRRAMFRAASRGVRVRVLVPARGDVPIVQFAVEAMFEQLLRHGVEVYALPGPILHSKIAIVDETFATIGSYNLDERSWRKNLEVNLAVEDSQFARHVRHWYEHDLAQALPIDLATWRQRGTLRRGMEWVAFAMRKLW from the coding sequence GTGAGCCTTCCTCCCCCCTCGTTCGAGCAGGATGCCCAACTCGCGCTGGAAGAAGGAGAGCAACCCTGGTTCGACGTGGGTGCCGACCGCGTGCGCCTCTTACGCGACGGCGCGCAGGCCTTCCCGGCCATGCTCGAGGCCATCCAGCGCGCCGAGCGCGAGGTGCTCCTCGAGATGTACTGGATCGGCGCCGACTCGTGCGGCGAGCGCTTTCGCGACGCCCTCATGGCGCGCGCGCGCGCCGGCGTGAAGGTCAAGGTGATCTACGACGCCGTCGGGAGCCTGGGCATCACCGAGTCGTGGTGGCAGCCCGTGCGCAGCGCCGGGGGCGAGGTGCACGAGTACCACTCGCTCTTCCCCTTGGCGCAGAGCTTTCAGCTCGATCGGGTCGAGCAGCGCGACCACCGCAAGCTCCTGGTGGCCGACGACACCATCGCCTTCACCGGCGGCATCAACATGAGCGATCCTTGGCTCCCCATCGAGCAAGGCGGCGAAGGCTGGCGCGACGACGCGGTGGCCGTGAAGGGCCCCTGCGTCGAAGAGTTCCGCTCCCTCTTCTACGAGACATGGCGGCGCATCACGCGCACGCAGCGCCCGCGCGACGTCCTCCCCTTTCCGCGGCGCCGCTCGCGCCCCGTGTGGGTGCTGGCCAACAACTGGCGAAGGAGGCGCAGCATCCGGCGCGAGTACGTCGTGCGCATCGCCAACGCGCGCCAGCAGGTCGACATCGCCAACTCGTACTTCGTGCCCGACGGCGGCGTGCGCCGGGCCATGTTCCGCGCGGCCTCGCGCGGGGTGCGGGTGCGCGTCCTCGTCCCGGCCCGCGGCGACGTTCCCATCGTTCAATTTGCCGTCGAGGCCATGTTCGAGCAGCTTCTGCGGCACGGCGTCGAGGTGTATGCTCTGCCGGGCCCGATCCTCCACTCGAAGATCGCGATCGTCGACGAGACGTTCGCCACCATCGGCAGCTACAATCTCGACGAGCGATCGTGGCGCAAGAACCTCGAGGTCAACCTCGCGGTGGAAGACTCGCAGTTCGCGCGTCATGTTCGACACTGGTACGAGCACGATCTTGCCCAAGCGCTCCCCATCGATCTGGCGACCTGGCGTCAGCGCGGTACCCTTCGCCGCGGCATGGAGTGGGTCGCGTTTGCCATGCGGAAACTCTGGTGA